From Arcticibacter tournemirensis, one genomic window encodes:
- a CDS encoding sodium:solute symporter: protein MKNLPIFDLAVIATYLLGMILVGVYFSRKNKNSEQFTKASGLIPGWAIGMSIYATFLSSNTFLGVPGKAFGANWNSFVFSISMPFAAWVASKFFVPFYRATGEISAYTHLEHRFGAWARTYAVICFLLTQLARMGSIFFGIALSLQALTGYSMSAIMLVMGICIIIYTVLGGIEAVIWTEVVQGVIKTLGAALILYLIIVEMPGGVSKIVEIGQQNGKFSLGSFAPDLTTASFWVILLYGFFINLNNFGMDQNYIQRYHTATSAAEASKSVWLCVWLYVPASLLFFIIGSCLFAYYQVHPELIEGIRQQVAAERLPLNASHEQIVQVAATLQPSDYGDKVMPHFMVTKIPAGLVGLIVSAILSAAMSTISSGMNASATVFSVDIYKRYFKKDIKEKQTMQLLHIATVAFGLLGMGTGIAMIGVKSILDVWWQLSGIFAAGMLGLFLLGIISKQSGNYEALTATIIGILVIVWMTFSGSIPDEYGYLRNPLHINMIIVIGTLTIFLVGVFLTRLRKRREFTVES from the coding sequence ATGAAGAACCTTCCAATTTTCGATCTTGCTGTTATAGCAACTTATCTTCTGGGGATGATCCTCGTTGGTGTTTATTTTTCAAGGAAAAATAAAAATTCAGAACAGTTTACCAAAGCATCGGGCTTAATTCCGGGATGGGCAATAGGAATGTCCATTTATGCAACGTTTTTAAGTAGTAACACCTTTTTAGGTGTGCCCGGAAAAGCTTTTGGAGCCAACTGGAACTCATTCGTTTTTAGTATTTCCATGCCTTTTGCTGCCTGGGTAGCATCGAAGTTTTTTGTACCCTTTTATCGTGCTACCGGAGAGATCTCGGCCTATACGCATCTGGAACACCGTTTTGGTGCCTGGGCGAGAACGTATGCCGTAATTTGTTTTTTGCTGACGCAGCTGGCCAGAATGGGATCCATTTTTTTTGGTATCGCTTTAAGTTTACAGGCATTAACGGGATATTCCATGTCGGCCATTATGCTGGTAATGGGTATTTGCATAATTATTTATACTGTATTAGGAGGAATAGAGGCGGTTATCTGGACAGAAGTAGTTCAGGGAGTGATCAAGACTCTTGGCGCCGCACTGATCCTTTACCTGATTATCGTAGAGATGCCGGGTGGAGTATCGAAGATTGTTGAGATAGGTCAGCAGAACGGAAAATTTAGTTTAGGAAGCTTTGCCCCCGATCTTACGACAGCATCGTTCTGGGTGATCCTGTTGTATGGATTCTTTATAAATCTGAACAACTTCGGGATGGATCAGAATTACATTCAGCGATATCATACCGCCACGTCGGCAGCAGAAGCATCAAAGTCTGTGTGGCTGTGTGTATGGTTATATGTTCCGGCATCACTATTGTTTTTTATTATCGGCTCCTGTCTGTTCGCATACTACCAGGTTCATCCCGAATTAATTGAAGGGATACGGCAGCAGGTTGCAGCCGAGAGATTGCCATTGAATGCCAGTCATGAGCAGATTGTACAGGTTGCTGCCACATTGCAGCCTTCAGACTATGGAGATAAGGTAATGCCTCATTTTATGGTAACCAAAATACCAGCCGGATTGGTGGGTTTGATTGTTTCGGCAATCCTCTCTGCCGCAATGAGTACCATTAGCTCGGGAATGAATGCATCGGCCACAGTCTTTTCTGTGGATATATATAAGCGATATTTTAAGAAAGATATCAAAGAAAAACAAACCATGCAGCTCTTGCACATTGCTACGGTTGCATTTGGTTTGCTGGGTATGGGAACCGGAATTGCAATGATCGGGGTGAAGAGTATCCTGGACGTTTGGTGGCAGTTGTCTGGAATATTTGCAGCAGGCATGCTTGGCTTGTTCCTTTTGGGGATTATCAGCAAACAAAGCGGCAATTACGAGGCGCTAACGGCAACCATCATTGGAATTCTGGTGATTGTATGGATGACATTTTCTGGTAGTATTCCTGACGAATATGGATATCTCAGGAATCCTCTTCATATTAACATGATCATCGTAATAGGAACGCTGACGATATTTCTTGTAGGTGTTTTTCTTACCAGGCTTCGCAAGAGAAGGGAATTTACGGTGGAAAGCTGA
- a CDS encoding glycosyl hydrolase family 95 catalytic domain-containing protein, translated as MPVLHLSGFRKFQLLVAALMLSASLNGQHLKLWYNKPAVKWTDALPIGNGRLGAMIFAGPAQDRIQFNEETLWTGEPRTYSREGASAYLPKIRQLLFEGKQDEAEKLAAEKFMGTMSGEGNKEAWFREMRAMKGLSANPATISYDDSKWKDMPVPVSEGWEAAGWQGLDGAVWLRTTFELPEKWTGRNLIIDLGKIRDQDFTYVNGELIGSMDDAGAGRKYTIKASNVRKGKNYIAVQVLNYYDKGGLVGYKDVSRKLLVYPEGEAESTGIPLNGNWKYLVQNDEPPAVPRFQADYQPFGDVVLAFQGHEKTENYKRELDLQNAVARTTYKINGTTFTREYFASQPNQVIVIHIKADKPRSVSFEAALSSPHKNSAVQKIDDHTLALSLKVRNGALRGESYLRVVSLKGKVSVTGDKVNVSGADQVTLYLSAGTNYRRYNDVSGDPAAVCKNALTSVAAKDYESIKDAHIKEYQKYFNTFSVGFGPDLKTDVSTDKRLEEFASSADPAFAALYIQYGRYLLISSSRPGTRPANLQGIWNDLLTPPWGSKYTTNINLEMNYWPSEILNLSPMAGPLFDMIDELRETGSTTARMHYNAPGWVLHHNTDLWRGTAPINASNHGIWVSGAAWLCHHLWEHYVFTQDKEFLKNRAYPVMRDAALFFNTFLIRDPKTGWLISTPSNSPEQGGLVAGPAMDHQIIRDLFKNCIEAASILQTDKSFADTLQRKYKDIAPNQVGKYGQLQEWLEDEDDTTNKHRHVSHLWAVYPGNEINWETSSVLMKAARQSLIYRGDAATGWSLGWKINLWSRFREGDHAFNLVKMLISPAEKGGAGSYTNLFDAHPPFQIDGNFGGAAGIAEMLLQSQNGVIDLLPALPSALPDGEIKGICARGGFELNFSWKSGRLQYAEIISKAGNDCSVRYGDKNVNFKTTKGGKYRLNGALVKF; from the coding sequence ATGCCAGTACTTCATTTATCCGGTTTCCGGAAATTCCAGTTGCTTGTGGCCGCATTGATGCTGTCGGCTTCCCTTAATGGGCAGCATTTAAAGCTATGGTATAATAAACCAGCTGTTAAATGGACGGATGCATTGCCTATTGGTAACGGCAGACTTGGTGCGATGATCTTTGCTGGTCCGGCGCAGGACAGGATCCAGTTTAACGAGGAAACACTCTGGACCGGAGAGCCAAGAACTTACAGCAGGGAAGGGGCCTCGGCTTACCTGCCGAAAATACGGCAACTTCTTTTTGAAGGGAAGCAGGATGAAGCCGAGAAGCTGGCAGCTGAAAAGTTTATGGGAACAATGTCGGGTGAGGGGAACAAGGAAGCCTGGTTCAGGGAAATGCGTGCCATGAAGGGCCTTTCAGCCAATCCGGCAACCATCAGTTATGATGACAGCAAGTGGAAAGATATGCCCGTGCCAGTATCCGAAGGATGGGAAGCGGCAGGATGGCAGGGATTGGATGGGGCTGTATGGTTAAGGACAACGTTTGAGTTGCCGGAAAAATGGACCGGGCGAAATCTGATTATCGATCTTGGCAAGATCCGCGACCAGGACTTTACATATGTTAATGGTGAACTGATTGGAAGTATGGACGATGCGGGGGCAGGACGGAAGTACACGATTAAAGCAAGTAACGTAAGAAAAGGAAAAAACTATATCGCGGTTCAGGTTCTCAATTACTACGACAAGGGTGGGTTAGTTGGATATAAAGATGTATCACGCAAGCTGTTGGTTTATCCTGAAGGTGAAGCTGAGAGTACTGGAATTCCATTGAATGGAAACTGGAAATATCTGGTTCAGAATGATGAACCTCCTGCTGTACCAAGGTTTCAGGCAGATTACCAGCCATTTGGTGATGTAGTCCTTGCTTTTCAGGGGCATGAGAAAACCGAAAACTACAAGCGTGAACTTGATTTGCAGAACGCTGTTGCACGTACGACCTATAAAATTAATGGAACAACCTTTACACGGGAGTATTTTGCGAGTCAGCCCAACCAGGTTATCGTAATTCATATAAAAGCCGACAAGCCGCGGAGTGTTAGCTTTGAGGCAGCTCTGAGCAGTCCCCATAAAAATTCGGCTGTGCAGAAAATTGACGACCACACCCTGGCCCTTTCATTGAAAGTGAGGAATGGCGCTTTGAGAGGCGAAAGTTATTTGCGGGTAGTGTCGCTTAAAGGGAAGGTGTCGGTAACCGGAGACAAAGTGAATGTAAGCGGGGCTGATCAAGTGACCTTATACCTTAGCGCCGGAACTAATTACAGGCGGTACAACGATGTATCAGGCGATCCTGCCGCTGTTTGTAAAAACGCTTTGACTTCTGTTGCAGCAAAGGACTATGAAAGTATAAAAGACGCCCATATAAAGGAATATCAGAAATATTTTAACACCTTCTCTGTAGGCTTCGGACCTGATCTTAAGACTGATGTGTCGACGGACAAAAGGCTTGAAGAGTTTGCTTCTTCAGCCGACCCAGCTTTCGCCGCTCTTTATATTCAGTATGGCAGATATTTGCTGATCTCAAGCTCACGACCTGGTACGCGGCCTGCTAATTTGCAAGGGATATGGAATGACCTTTTAACCCCTCCGTGGGGAAGTAAGTATACAACTAACATCAATTTGGAAATGAATTACTGGCCGTCGGAGATCCTGAATCTGTCGCCTATGGCCGGACCGTTATTCGATATGATTGATGAACTACGGGAAACCGGTTCGACGACAGCCAGGATGCATTACAATGCCCCGGGCTGGGTATTGCACCACAATACCGATCTATGGAGGGGTACAGCACCGATTAACGCCTCTAACCACGGGATCTGGGTAAGCGGCGCCGCCTGGTTATGCCATCATCTCTGGGAACATTATGTGTTTACGCAGGATAAAGAATTCCTTAAAAACCGGGCTTATCCTGTAATGAGAGACGCTGCTTTATTCTTTAATACATTTTTGATCAGGGACCCTAAAACGGGATGGTTGATCAGCACCCCATCAAACTCGCCCGAGCAGGGGGGACTGGTAGCAGGACCGGCTATGGATCATCAGATCATTCGGGACCTGTTTAAAAACTGCATAGAGGCTGCGTCTATTCTGCAGACTGACAAATCATTCGCTGATACTCTTCAGCGAAAATATAAAGATATAGCGCCTAATCAGGTTGGGAAATACGGACAGTTACAGGAATGGCTGGAGGACGAAGATGATACTACAAACAAACACCGGCACGTATCCCATTTATGGGCTGTCTATCCGGGAAACGAAATAAACTGGGAAACATCTTCCGTTTTAATGAAAGCGGCAAGGCAATCTCTGATATACAGAGGCGATGCCGCGACGGGATGGAGCCTCGGCTGGAAGATAAACTTATGGTCGAGGTTCAGGGAAGGCGATCATGCTTTTAATCTGGTTAAAATGCTGATCAGTCCGGCAGAAAAGGGAGGAGCCGGATCTTATACGAACCTCTTTGATGCTCATCCACCATTTCAGATCGACGGAAACTTCGGAGGAGCGGCTGGTATAGCGGAAATGCTGCTTCAGAGCCAGAATGGTGTAATTGATCTTCTTCCTGCCTTGCCTTCGGCGCTGCCGGATGGTGAGATTAAGGGTATTTGCGCCAGGGGTGGTTTTGAATTGAACTTTTCCTGGAAGTCGGGACGACTGCAGTACGCTGAGATAATCTCAAAGGCGGGCAATGACTGCAGTGTGCGCTACGGTGACAAGAATGTGAACTTTAAAACAACAAAGGGCGGAAAGTACAGGTTGAATGGAGCCTTAGTTAAATTTTAA
- a CDS encoding MGH1-like glycoside hydrolase domain-containing protein, whose translation MIKTFKLLGFVALVITGASVYGQKKSSVVGTGLLERYTRYFNSLDSEDVKNFIPNAQAASWIAANAPLFECPDSAIEKIYYYRWWTFRKHLKETPAGFIFTEFITPVKHAGKFNAISCALGHHIYEGRWLHNQQYIDQYINFWVLKDKTFPAPRFHAFSSWVDDAIYNRYLVNQDKKFITGLVPELDADYRKWESEKQLPSGMFWQYDVKDGMEESVSGGRKVKNRRPSINSYMYGNAVALAKMASMTNNDSLKIVYERKAAMLNTMIVDSLWSDSASFFLALKEDGNLAPREAIGFIPWYFNLPADKSVYARAWDQIIDTAGFNAPWGLTTAERREPTFRTRGSGHGCEWDGAVWPFATTQTLKGLSNLLSNYSKQGKMTAKVFYDELHKYAMSHVMNGRTYIGEYQDEKNGNWLKGDNPRSRFYNHSGFCDLVISDLVGLKPRPDNILELHPLIPEGQWDWFCLDNVLYHGKKLTILWDKTGKKYGKGKGLRVFADGKEVISSAKLKAVRGKL comes from the coding sequence ATGATAAAGACATTTAAACTTTTAGGATTCGTTGCTCTGGTGATTACAGGAGCGAGTGTTTATGGGCAGAAGAAAAGTAGTGTGGTTGGAACTGGTTTACTGGAAAGGTATACCAGGTATTTTAACTCTCTGGATAGCGAGGACGTAAAAAACTTTATTCCCAATGCACAGGCAGCCAGCTGGATTGCAGCAAACGCTCCGCTTTTTGAGTGTCCCGATTCAGCAATAGAAAAAATTTACTATTACAGGTGGTGGACGTTCCGGAAGCATCTGAAGGAAACCCCCGCAGGGTTTATTTTTACTGAGTTCATTACTCCGGTAAAGCATGCCGGAAAGTTTAATGCGATAAGTTGTGCGCTTGGCCATCATATATACGAAGGCCGTTGGTTACATAATCAGCAGTATATTGATCAGTATATCAACTTTTGGGTATTAAAAGATAAAACATTCCCTGCACCGCGGTTCCATGCCTTCAGCAGCTGGGTGGACGATGCTATCTACAACCGTTATCTTGTTAATCAGGATAAAAAGTTCATAACTGGTTTGGTTCCCGAACTGGATGCTGATTACCGGAAGTGGGAGTCGGAAAAACAGTTACCCTCAGGCATGTTTTGGCAATATGATGTAAAAGATGGCATGGAAGAGTCGGTAAGCGGCGGCAGGAAAGTGAAGAACCGCAGACCATCTATTAATAGCTATATGTATGGCAATGCCGTAGCTCTTGCTAAAATGGCTTCGATGACGAATAATGACAGCCTTAAGATTGTGTATGAGCGGAAGGCCGCGATGCTGAATACAATGATCGTCGACAGCCTCTGGAGCGATAGCGCTTCTTTCTTCCTTGCGCTGAAGGAAGACGGTAATCTTGCACCAAGAGAAGCTATAGGTTTTATACCATGGTACTTTAACCTTCCTGCCGACAAATCTGTGTATGCACGGGCATGGGATCAGATCATAGACACTGCAGGCTTTAATGCGCCATGGGGACTGACTACTGCCGAACGTCGTGAACCAACATTCAGGACCAGGGGATCTGGCCATGGTTGTGAGTGGGATGGCGCCGTATGGCCATTTGCTACTACTCAAACATTAAAGGGCTTGTCGAACCTGTTAAGTAATTATTCGAAACAGGGCAAGATGACCGCTAAGGTATTTTATGATGAACTTCATAAATATGCCATGTCGCACGTTATGAACGGCAGAACGTATATCGGCGAATACCAGGATGAAAAGAATGGAAACTGGCTTAAAGGGGATAACCCGAGAAGCCGCTTTTATAACCATTCAGGATTTTGTGACCTTGTTATCAGCGACCTCGTGGGATTAAAGCCGAGACCAGATAATATTCTCGAGCTGCATCCTCTGATCCCTGAAGGGCAATGGGACTGGTTCTGCCTTGATAACGTATTATATCATGGGAAGAAACTTACCATTCTCTGGGATAAGACAGGAAAGAAATACGGAAAAGGAAAAGGCCTGAGGGTTTTTGCCGATGGGAAGGAAGTGATTAGCTCTGCAAAGCTGAAGGCGGTGAGGGGGAAGTTGTAG
- a CDS encoding glycoside hydrolase family 28 protein has protein sequence MTASAQQYYNVLKYGAKNDSSKLVTDAVKKAIDAAAQAGGGTVYFPAGKYLTGPIHLKSNITIFIEAGAELHFSDNFDHYLPMVKSRYEGVDVTSFSPLFYAYKAENITIKGRGLINGHGKKWWDFVEGYKEGQPRSKWQYMFDDLNKTILLPDDPKQMKRGFLRPPFIQPMYCKNVLIEGITIINSPFWTVNPEFCENVTITGVTINNPHSPNTDGINPESCKYVHISNCHISVGDDCITIKSGKDKPGRAMAMPAENYTITNCTMLSGHGGVVIGSEMSGDVKKITISNCVFDGTDRGIRIKTARGRGGVVEEIRVDNIIMKNIKEQAIVLDMQYAKTQPELVSERTPRLRNIHLSNITASGVKQACYINGLEEMPVENISFNDMNMDAETGFQIKNAANIEMHNLHINTKKGPALKSENVKTLVVDGLKSFTPLPGVAIADLTNTEDAFFYNSFPVSGTEIFLKLSGEQTKGIVLKNNNLRNVKTPVIQDISVKEKVTAF, from the coding sequence ATGACTGCTTCGGCTCAGCAATATTATAATGTATTGAAGTACGGGGCAAAAAACGACAGCAGCAAGCTGGTTACGGATGCTGTGAAGAAGGCTATAGATGCGGCTGCGCAAGCCGGAGGGGGCACTGTTTATTTTCCGGCGGGGAAATATCTGACCGGGCCAATTCATCTTAAAAGCAACATCACTATTTTTATTGAAGCCGGAGCGGAACTTCATTTCAGCGATAACTTTGATCACTACCTTCCAATGGTGAAGAGTCGCTACGAAGGAGTCGATGTTACCAGTTTTTCTCCTTTGTTTTATGCGTATAAAGCGGAAAATATAACCATTAAAGGCAGAGGATTAATTAATGGTCACGGAAAGAAGTGGTGGGACTTTGTAGAAGGGTACAAGGAAGGGCAGCCAAGATCAAAATGGCAGTATATGTTCGATGATCTGAACAAGACCATCCTTCTTCCTGACGATCCAAAACAAATGAAACGAGGCTTCCTCCGCCCCCCTTTCATTCAGCCGATGTATTGTAAGAATGTGCTGATCGAAGGAATAACCATTATAAACTCGCCTTTCTGGACGGTAAATCCGGAGTTTTGCGAAAACGTAACGATAACCGGAGTGACGATAAATAACCCGCACTCTCCTAACACGGACGGCATTAATCCTGAATCGTGCAAGTATGTTCATATATCGAATTGCCATATCAGCGTAGGTGACGATTGCATTACCATCAAATCGGGAAAAGATAAACCGGGGAGAGCAATGGCTATGCCGGCAGAGAATTATACCATCACCAATTGTACGATGTTGTCGGGCCATGGAGGGGTGGTAATAGGAAGTGAAATGTCGGGAGATGTGAAGAAGATCACGATATCCAATTGTGTTTTCGATGGAACCGACAGGGGTATACGGATTAAAACAGCCAGAGGCAGAGGTGGGGTAGTGGAAGAGATCAGGGTGGATAATATTATCATGAAGAACATAAAGGAACAGGCGATTGTGCTCGACATGCAGTATGCTAAAACACAACCTGAGCTTGTTTCAGAAAGAACCCCCAGGCTCAGGAATATTCATTTAAGCAATATCACTGCGTCTGGAGTTAAACAAGCCTGTTATATAAACGGACTGGAGGAAATGCCTGTAGAGAACATTTCTTTCAACGATATGAACATGGATGCAGAAACAGGATTTCAGATAAAGAACGCTGCAAACATAGAGATGCATAATCTTCATATTAATACAAAAAAGGGTCCGGCTTTGAAGTCAGAAAATGTAAAGACCCTAGTTGTGGATGGTTTAAAGTCCTTTACTCCTCTTCCTGGTGTTGCTATCGCTGACTTAACCAATACAGAAGATGCCTTTTTTTATAATTCATTTCCTGTATCAGGAACAGAGATATTTCTGAAGCTTAGTGGAGAACAGACGAAGGGAATCGTTTTGAAAAATAATAATCTGAGAAACGTGAAAACACCTGTAATTCAGGATATATCGGTAAAGGAAAAAGTGACTGCGTTTTGA
- a CDS encoding malectin domain-containing carbohydrate-binding protein, whose product MRHLILVFLFVNVIVRSASAQKERRKSISLSDNWLTAANDTSKDAYAGFERTVFNDKGWKRVDVPHNWDEYGGYRRLMHGNRHGYAWYRKSFRVKSKGEGQRYFLWFEGVGSYATVWLNGKKVGSHAGGRTSFTLDVTETIHKDNSVNVLAVKADHPAQIRDLPWVCGGCSEERGFSEGSQPMGIFRPVHLLITNPVRIEPFGVHIWNDTTISEKSAKLHVETEVKNYSKEAKSVSIVNRLLTKEGKLIAELHAGRKIAAGETFTFRQQTPEIRTPRLWSLEDPYLYSLVSEIRENGKITDRISTPYGIRWISWPVGRSSDDKRFYLNGKPVFINGIAEYEHLIGQSHAFSAEQVHSRVMQMKAAGFNSFRDAHQPHNLRYQEYWDKLGILWWPQMAAHIWFDNPEFRKNFKDLLTDWVKERRNSPSVVLWGLENESTLPEDFARECTELIRRLDPTASSQRKVTTCNGGKGTDWDVPQNWTGTYGGNPATYADDVQRQVLIGEYGAWRTLDLHTEGPFNQNGAYSEDRMTQLMETKVRLAESVKDKTSGHYFWLFTSHDNPGRVQGGEGLREIDRVGPVNYKGLLTPWEEPLDVYYMFRANYAPKDKEPMVYIVSHTWPDRWTTPGKKDSITVYSNCDEVELFNDVNDQSLGRRTRNGIGTHFQWDGADIKYNVLYAVGYVGGKEVARDYIVLHHLPKAPYFDAFLKDAKPLTAPLKGYNYLYRVNCGGPDYRDENGNIWLADRRRTEKQTWGSKSWTEDYPGMPAFFASQRKTNDPIKGTADWSLFQSFRYGRDKLTYEFPVPDGEYMVEFYFTEPWLGTGGGLDCTGWRLFDVAVNGNTVIQNLDIWKEAGHDGALKKTARVKVTGGLLVVSFPKVASGQALISAIAIASADKAVKPALGSPALISDLKVREGKASGFSAQTWLNTGDKLYTDAGTAFSSLPSNLYGAEWIQTPSAKSLSSASSAVFRVDTVADVFIGLEEKEPLLSWMNGYEDTKSFITDSENHRFKVYRRRVEKGQLVELGKNKEGAPMYTIAVLPATTIAPAYDLKPVNGYKAPLAAMTAGIIKTTVNEKDAITFKKASGDTLEWTISVGVADTYSLTVKYANIFSHDLIAKLQLLAADGTLMKEEMIALAPSKTGKWNYFATSTGSMINAGTYKVRLISVDAEGLSVSGLDVQ is encoded by the coding sequence ATGAGACATCTCATTCTTGTTTTTCTTTTTGTAAACGTTATAGTACGGTCTGCGTCGGCGCAGAAGGAGAGACGTAAATCCATTTCCCTCAGCGATAACTGGCTGACAGCGGCTAATGATACCAGCAAAGACGCTTATGCCGGCTTTGAAAGAACGGTATTCAATGACAAAGGGTGGAAGAGGGTAGATGTCCCTCATAACTGGGATGAATACGGCGGATACAGGCGACTCATGCATGGAAACCGCCATGGATACGCATGGTATCGTAAATCCTTCCGCGTTAAATCCAAAGGTGAGGGGCAGAGATATTTTCTCTGGTTCGAAGGTGTTGGGTCTTACGCAACTGTGTGGTTAAACGGTAAGAAAGTAGGATCGCATGCAGGGGGAAGAACATCCTTTACTCTCGACGTAACTGAAACTATTCATAAAGATAACTCTGTAAACGTTCTCGCTGTTAAGGCAGATCATCCTGCGCAGATACGGGATCTTCCCTGGGTGTGCGGCGGCTGTTCGGAGGAGCGAGGTTTTTCGGAAGGGTCGCAGCCAATGGGTATATTCCGGCCAGTACATCTTCTGATTACCAATCCCGTGAGAATTGAACCTTTTGGCGTTCACATCTGGAATGATACCACTATCTCCGAAAAATCTGCAAAACTTCATGTTGAAACAGAAGTAAAGAACTATAGTAAAGAGGCTAAATCAGTGAGCATTGTTAACCGCCTTTTAACAAAGGAGGGAAAGCTGATCGCCGAACTCCATGCCGGGAGAAAGATTGCTGCCGGAGAGACTTTTACATTCAGGCAGCAAACTCCGGAAATCCGGACTCCCCGTTTATGGTCGCTTGAGGATCCTTACCTTTATTCGCTTGTTTCTGAGATCAGAGAAAACGGAAAGATAACAGATCGCATCTCAACGCCCTATGGTATACGGTGGATAAGCTGGCCTGTGGGCAGAAGCTCCGATGATAAGCGCTTTTACCTCAACGGTAAACCGGTCTTTATTAATGGAATAGCGGAGTACGAGCATTTAATAGGCCAGAGCCATGCCTTCAGCGCAGAGCAGGTTCACTCTCGGGTAATGCAAATGAAGGCAGCCGGGTTTAACTCGTTCCGCGATGCGCATCAGCCTCATAACCTTCGATACCAGGAATATTGGGATAAATTGGGCATCCTGTGGTGGCCGCAGATGGCTGCCCATATCTGGTTTGATAATCCAGAATTCAGGAAAAACTTTAAAGACTTATTGACCGACTGGGTGAAAGAAAGGCGGAATAGTCCTTCTGTAGTACTCTGGGGGCTTGAAAATGAAAGCACTCTTCCCGAAGATTTTGCACGTGAATGTACAGAGCTGATCCGTCGGCTTGATCCAACTGCTTCCTCTCAACGGAAAGTTACCACCTGCAACGGAGGAAAGGGAACCGATTGGGATGTTCCGCAGAACTGGACAGGGACCTATGGCGGAAACCCTGCCACCTATGCGGATGATGTTCAACGACAGGTTTTAATCGGAGAATACGGAGCCTGGCGGACTTTGGATCTTCATACAGAAGGCCCTTTTAATCAAAACGGAGCTTATAGCGAGGATCGGATGACGCAGCTAATGGAAACGAAGGTGAGGCTTGCCGAATCTGTTAAGGATAAAACAAGCGGCCATTATTTCTGGCTGTTTACATCGCATGACAATCCCGGAAGGGTTCAGGGAGGCGAAGGCTTGCGGGAGATAGATCGTGTTGGTCCGGTAAATTACAAAGGACTCTTAACTCCCTGGGAGGAACCGCTGGACGTATATTATATGTTCAGAGCGAATTATGCGCCTAAGGATAAAGAACCAATGGTTTATATTGTATCTCATACCTGGCCCGACCGCTGGACCACTCCAGGCAAAAAAGATAGCATTACTGTATATTCAAATTGTGATGAAGTAGAGCTTTTTAACGATGTGAATGACCAGTCGTTAGGCAGACGGACAAGAAATGGCATAGGAACTCATTTTCAGTGGGATGGAGCAGACATAAAATACAATGTATTATATGCTGTTGGGTATGTCGGCGGAAAGGAAGTTGCCAGAGATTACATCGTTTTACATCATCTTCCAAAGGCTCCTTACTTTGATGCCTTTTTAAAAGACGCAAAGCCGTTGACCGCACCTCTAAAGGGTTATAACTACCTCTATAGGGTGAACTGCGGAGGCCCTGACTATAGGGATGAAAATGGTAACATATGGTTAGCAGACCGTAGACGAACTGAAAAACAAACATGGGGATCGAAGTCGTGGACCGAAGACTACCCCGGTATGCCGGCGTTCTTCGCCAGTCAGAGAAAGACAAATGATCCGATTAAAGGTACTGCCGACTGGTCACTCTTTCAGAGCTTTCGCTATGGACGCGACAAGTTAACTTACGAGTTTCCGGTGCCGGACGGTGAATACATGGTGGAATTCTATTTTACAGAGCCATGGTTAGGAACGGGCGGCGGCCTCGATTGTACCGGATGGCGCCTGTTTGATGTGGCCGTGAACGGCAATACGGTTATACAAAACCTGGATATCTGGAAAGAAGCTGGACATGATGGAGCGCTTAAAAAAACCGCCAGGGTGAAGGTAACAGGCGGCTTGTTGGTTGTTTCTTTCCCGAAAGTAGCCTCTGGTCAGGCGTTAATCTCGGCCATCGCCATCGCGTCGGCAGATAAAGCAGTAAAGCCCGCATTGGGGTCGCCTGCTCTGATCAGTGACTTGAAAGTCCGGGAGGGAAAGGCCTCTGGCTTTTCGGCTCAGACCTGGCTTAACACAGGAGATAAACTCTACACGGATGCGGGCACCGCTTTTTCTTCTTTGCCTTCCAACCTTTACGGGGCCGAATGGATTCAAACCCCTTCCGCGAAATCACTGTCGTCCGCTTCTTCTGCAGTATTTAGGGTTGATACCGTTGCTGATGTGTTTATCGGACTGGAAGAGAAGGAGCCTCTGCTTTCCTGGATGAACGGATATGAAGACACGAAGTCGTTCATCACGGATAGCGAGAATCACCGATTCAAAGTATACCGTAGAAGAGTGGAAAAGGGACAGTTAGTTGAGTTGGGAAAGAACAAAGAGGGCGCCCCTATGTACACCATTGCAGTTCTGCCTGCAACAACAATAGCTCCGGCCTATGATCTGAAACCGGTAAATGGCTATAAAGCTCCGCTGGCTGCGATGACTGCCGGCATCATTAAGACGACGGTAAATGAAAAAGATGCAATAACGTTTAAAAAGGCATCAGGAGATACCCTCGAATGGACGATATCAGTAGGGGTGGCTGATACTTACTCCCTTACCGTTAAATATGCCAACATTTTTTCTCACGACCTGATCGCAAAGCTACAATTGCTCGCTGCCGATGGTACGCTAATGAAAGAAGAGATGATAGCACTTGCGCCAAGCAAGACAGGTAAATGGAATTATTTTGCAACATCCACCGGTTCCATGATCAATGCGGGGACTTATAAGGTTAGGCTTATTTCTGTTGACGCAGAGGGTTTGAGTGTCTCGGGGCTTGATGTGCAGTGA